GTGAAGCGCATTTTGTCGCCCGCGCGCTCGATGAGCGACATCGTTTGCGGCGCGCCGCCGACGTAGGAGCCGTTCCCCACCGTCGGATCGAGAAACGTGCCGAGCGCGGTGTCGTGTTCGATCGACTTCTCGCCCCGCGACTTGGCTTCGAGCAGGAACGTCTCCATCCCCTGCGCCATCGTGTGCAGTTCGATGCGGCCTTCGTCGGCCGCCGTCAGCAACGCCCGTGCGGTTTCCAGGTGGCCCGCGACGAAGCGTGAGAGGAGCCCTGGGGCATTCAGTTCCTCGATGGTGCCCGGTACGCGGCCTCGACCGCCCTGCGCGCCGACGACGATCCACGTCAGGTTCTTCGGGTGCGCGCTGGTCGCGAAGAGTTCCTTGATGGCCCAGAAAAAGATCGAGCAGCGGGCGTTTGCCGCCATGCCCGACGAGAAGATGGTCGCGCCGTCGGGGATCAACTCGGCGGCCCGGCGGGCGGTGATGAATTTGGGGTGGACGATCGGGGGCTTTTCGTCGATGTCGCGGATGTCCCAGGTGGCGCGCCAGCGCGCGATGTGCAGCAACAGTTCGGCTTTTTCCAGCAGATTCATGGCGGTGCCCAAGGAATGAGGATGAGAAATGCGGGCGGGAACGTCCGTCGGTGCGCCCGAGCGGCGCACCGACATGGCTTTAGCGCCGATCGCGTCGATTTTCAAGAAAAATCGACATGAACGTCGAATCGAAAGCTACGCGGACCCGCTTCGGCGCGATCCGCGTCCGTGACGCGAAACCTAGTCGCGCTTGAACTTGGAGTAGTTGGGCGCGCGGTAGCCGACGAGATCCTCGTGACCCGAGTGCTCGATCATGCTGCGGATCCTGATCGGCAGGCCGAACAGCTCGATGAACCCCTCCGCGTCGCGCTGGTCGTACACGTCGGCGTGGCCGAAGGTCGCGAAGTCCTCACGGTAGAGCGAATAGGGGCTCTTGCGCCCTCGCACGAGCACGTTGCCCTTGTAGAGCGTGAGCCGAACGGATCCCGTCACGTTGTGCTGCGTGGACGCGACGAAGGCGTCGAGCGCCTCGCGTAGCGGCGTGAAATACAGACCGTTGTAGACGATCTCCGCGTACTTGGGCGCGAGCGAGTTCTTGAAATGCATCGTCGCCGCGTCGAGCACCAGCGATTCGAGTTCGTGGTGCGCGGCATAGAGGATCGTTCCGCCCGGCGTTTCGTACACGCCGCGGCTTTTCATGCCGACGAGGCGGTTTTCCACGATGTCCACGCGACCGATGCCGTGCTTTCCGCCGAGCTCGTTGAGCCGTTCCAGCAACACGACGGGATTCAATTCCTCGCCGTTCATGCCGACCGGCGAGCCGGAACGGAACTCGATCGTGATCGTCTCGCCTTCGGCGGGTGCGTCAAAAGCGCTCTTTGTGAGCTGGTAGATCTTCTCCGGCGCTTCGCTCCAGGGGTCCTCGAGCTCGCCGCCTTCGCTCGACATGTGCCAGATGTTGCGGTCGTGGCTGTAGATCTTCTCCGCACTCGCGGTGACCGGGATTTTTCGTTCGGCGGCGTAGCGCAGCGCGTCCTCGCGGCTGCGGATATCCCACTCGCGCCACGGCGCGATGATGCGCACGTAGGGGTTGAACGCGCGGAACGTCAGCTCGAAACGCACCTGGTCGTTGCCCTTGCCGGTGCACCCGTGCGAAACGGCGTCCGCGCCTTCTTCTTCGACGATGTCCATCATCCGTTTGGCGATCAGCGGCCGGGCGATCGAGGTGCCGAGCAGATAACGCCGCTCGTACACCGCGCCCGCCTGCATCATCGGGAAGACATATTCGCGTAGAAACTCCTCGCGCAAATCGGCGATGACGATGCGGTCCGCGCCGGTCGCGAGCGCCTTTTCTTCCAGCCCGTCGAGTTCGAGTCCCTGGCCGATGTCCGCGGCGAAGGCCACCACGCGGCAGCCGTAGTTTTCCTTGAGCCACGGGATGATGATGCTCGTGTCCAGACCGCCGGAATACGCCAAAACGCACGTCTTCACCGATTCACTCATCGCTCGCCTTGTCCTTTCGTGAATTCACGCCGGCAAAAAGTCGTGCCAGCACCAGATTTCGAGCCTGTCGGTCGCGGCAGGCCACCATCAGCGTGTCGTCTCCCGCGACCGTTCCCACCACCTCGGGCCAGCCCACGCTGTCGATCCGCACGCCGAGCAACGATGCCTGCCCCGGCGGCAGTTTGACCACGGCGATCGCGTCCGCCGGTTCCGCCGAGAGAATCTCGATCGGCGTTTCCGACAGAAATCCGCGCTCGGTGGGAATCGCATAACGCCCGCCGATTTTGACGAGGCCCAGGTGCGCGATGTCGCGCGAGACGGAGCTTTGCGTCGCCTCGATCCCCGCGCGCTGGAGTAGATCGACGAGTTCCTGCTGGGTCGCCACCGCGCGCTGCGCGATGATGCGGCGAATCGCGTGGCGGCGTCGCTGCGTCGAGTTCATGACGCTGCCCGCGCCGGGGCGAAGTACGACTTCGCGAGTTTCGTGTAAATCTTCGCAGCCTTTCGCACCTGCGCAATCGCGACGTGCTCGTCGGACCGGTGCGAGATGTGTGTATCGCCCGCGCCGATTTTAACCGCGGGAACATCGCCCAGAAACGCCCAATCGCTCGCGCCCGCGCCCACGCTGGTCTCGCCTCCCGTCGCGCGCAGCGCGAGGTCCAGCAGCCGGTGACCGGCGGGGGTGCGTACGGACGGCCAGTCGGTGCCGATCTGGCTGACGCGGCAGTGCTTGCACGCATCCTGAATTCGTCGCTTGATCTCGTCGTGCGTGTAGGTGGGGACGGTTCGCACGTCGAGCATCGCGGTCGCCGAGGGCGGCACGACGTTGTCGGCCACGCCCGCCGCGAGACGCGTCGGCGTGATCCGCACCCCGCCGAGATCGGGATCGACCTTCGGAAATTCCAGTTCGCACACGCGCGCCAGATCGCGTGCCAGCAGCAGGGCCGAGGACGGTTCGCGCCCATGTGCCGCGTGGACCTGTTCGGACATCGCGCGAAGTTCCAGAACCAGCAGCCCGCGCTGCGCGACGCCGACGTTGCACATCGTCGGCTCGCCGACCACCGCGGCGCCGATCGGCCCGAGACGGGGAATGGCCGCGATGGCCGAGGGCACGTCGCCTTCTTCGTTCGACGACAGGTACAGCAGAGCGTGGCCGTGGAATTTCGGATCGGCGGCGAGTTCGGCGAACGCGGCGCACATTGCGGCTGCGGAGCCCTTGGCGTCGGTCGCTCCCCGGCCGTAGAGCTTGCCGCCGCGTACCTGAGCGCCGAAGGGATCGACCGTCCAGCCTTCGCCGGGTGGGACCGTGTCGAGATGCGAGATGAACAGCAGCGCCGGACCGTCGCGACCGATGCGCGCCGTCACACCGTCCGTGCCGTTTTGCGCTCGCACGCCGAAACCGCGAAGCCAGCCCGTCGCGGCGCGCTGCACTTGCCGCGTGTCGCCGGTGATACTAGGGCGACGCACGAGTTCCGCGAGGAGTTCGACCGGGTCGGCGAGGGCCATCGTCAGATTTCCTGTTCGTACTGGTCGCGCTCGGGCCGCCCGACGATCATCGTTCCGCACCCTTCCGGCGTGAACAGTTCGGTGAGCAGGCTGTCCTCGGCGAGACCGTGAATGATGTGCGTGCGCTTGACGCCGTTCGTCGCCGCCCGAACGCAAGCGCGGACCTTGGGTCCCATGCCGCCGTCGATCGCGCCTTGCGCCGTCATCGTCGCGATGTCTTCAGGCGTGGCGAAGGGAACGAGCGTCTTCGGATCGGTCTTGTCGCGCAGTAGGCCGATCGTGTCCGTCAGGTACACGAGCTTCTTCGCCTGAAGCGCGACGGCGATCTCCGACGCCATCGTGTCGGCGTTGACGTTGAGCACGTTGCCCTCGGCGTCGGCCGCGAGGCTCGCCACGACGGGAACGATTTCCGCGTCGCACAAAACACATAGCGACTTGGGGTCGATCTGCTCGGCCCGCACGTCACCCACACAGCCATAATCGACGATGTCGGTGGAGCCGTCATCGAGACGCACCTCCATCGGCGCGCGTCGCGAGGTGACGACCAGATTCGCGTCGAGACCGGAAAGTCCCACGGCCATGACCTTGTTCGCACGCAGGGCGGAGAGCACGTTGAGGTTGAGCAGGCCGCCGTACACCATCTTGACGACCTCGAGGGTCGCCTCGTCGGTGACGCGCCGCCCGGCGATCATTTGCGGTTCCATGCCGAGCCGTCGCTGGTAGTCGCTCGCCTGGGGTCCGCCGCCGTGGACGACGATCACGCGGATCGAAAGCTGCTGCAAAAACGCGATCTGGTGCGCGAACGACGATAGCGCGGCGGCGTCGCCGAGAATGCGCCCGCCGATTTTCACGACGAAGGTTTCTCCGCGATACTTGCGGATGTAGGGCATGGCGGTTTTCAGCGATTCGATCAGCGTGTGCTCGGCCATCTTCGGCGATTCTCCTTCGTCAATCAGTATGGAAACACGCCCGGCGCGTTGAGCCCCGTGGTTTCGGGCAGGCCGAGTGCGATGTTCATGTTGTGCAGCGCCTGTCCCGCCGCGCCTTTCATCAAATTGTCGATCACGCAGGTGACGAGCGTCTCGTCGCCACGTTGTTCCACGGACACGTACGCAAAATTCGTCCCCGCGACGGCGGCGACGTGCGGCGGTTCGTCCATCACGCGCACGAACGGCTCGCCCGAGTATCGATCGCGATACAGCGCTCCAATATCGCGCCCGCTCAGATCGGACGAGGTTACGTGAACCGCGGCGTGGATACCGCGCACGAAGGGACCCGAGTGCGCGATCATCCGCACGCCAAGGTTGCGACCGGCGACCTCGCCGACGAGCCGGTTGATCTCGGCCTCGTGCTGGTGCGCGAGCGGTTTGTAGACGAACACGTTGGACGCGCGAAACGGGTGGTGCGTCGTCGGTTTGGGCGTCTGGCCCGCGCCGCTCGATCCCGTGATCGCGAAAACCGCCGTGCGCTCGGGAAGCAATCCCGTCGCGACGAGCGGAAGAATCGCAAGCTGCGTCGCCGTCGCCATGCAGCCGGGATTCGCGACGCGCGTGGCTGATTTCAGCGCGTCGCGACGCGCCTCGGGCAGGCCGTACACGAAGCTCGTGCACAGGTCGAAACACGGATGCTCGCCGTAGTGCTTTTGATACTCCGCAACGTCGGTGAGCCGAAAGTCCGCTCCAAGATCGACGACGAGTCGCGGGCGGGTTTCGAGAATCGACGGCATCACGCGCGAGCTTTCCCCGTGGCCGAGCGCGAGAAAAACCACGTCGGCTTCCCGCGCGACGACCTCGGGTGCGTCGCCCGTGAACACGCGCTCGCGATCGAAGGCGAAGGCGGGATGCACCTCGCCCCAGCGCTTGCCGGGATGCGTGCGCGAGACGGCGCGGACCTCGCCGACCTCGGGATGCGTCGCGAGGAGACGGAGCAGTTCGCCGCCGACGTAGCCGGCCGCGCCGATGACAGCGACACGAAGGGTCACGCCGCGCCCCGCTTTTCCACGATGCACCGGTGCACGACCTCGACAAGCCCTTCGGCGTCGTGTCGCGCGTTGTGCGCCGGGATGCCCAGATGCGTCGCGATGAAATCGCGGCCCACGCCGCTGTCGGTGACGGGTCCGGCCATGACGGTGATGGGCAAATGGAAGCGCTCCTTGAACAGTTGCCAAGCGCCCCATGCCGCGACCTGATCCGGCGCGCACACGACGAACGCCGTCCCGGCGGCGGCAAGCTCCGCGTCGCCGAGAATGTCGGCCACGCCGTACTCGCCGAGGATCCCGTCGCCGAGTTCCGCGACGATCACGTCCGCACCCTGCGGCGCGAGATGATTGAACAGGCCCTTCGCCACTTCGGTCGCCACCGCGTCGTGCGTGGTCGCCACGCCCGCGTCGTTGAACGTGACCGCGATGAACGCGCCTGCGTCGATCATGCCCAGCGTGTCGCGTCGCAGCGAAACGCCGGTCAGCTTGGTCGCGGCGACGCGCAGCCCGCGCCGCGCGAGGCGGCGGACGATCTCGATCGCCGCCACGGTTTTGCCCGCGTTCATGCTCGTGCCGGCCACGTACACGACCGGGGGGATCGGTCCGAGGCGAGAGGCGCCGGGAATCGCACCCGACCGGATATGCGCGGGCTCGCCGACCCGGTCGCCCGCGTGGGGGATGCTCTGCACCGCGCCGATGACCTCGACGTCGAAGGGCGGGCCGAGCTCGGGCACCGACGCGGTGCACCGCCCGATGATGCCGCCCATGTTGAGCAGTTGCAGCGTGTCGCCCGCGCGAATTTCCGGGGGGACGTCGCCCGCATAACCTTTGAGCGCGCGGCGGCGGCCCAGCACGCCGGCGACCACGTCGCCGAGACGCACGTCGATCAGGCGGCCCGACACATCCTCGATCTGGTTGTACGTGACCTTGTCGGTCAGCACGCGCACGGCGAGCACGTAGCCTTCCTCGGCCACGATTCGCGGGCCGACGAGCACCTCGCGCGCGAGTTTCGCATTGCGCGTCGAACTCGCGATGCGATCGAGTTTCAAGCGGATGATGGTCATGTGCCCGCGGTTCCTCCCAGGCGGTCGCGAAAACCGGGCCGTGAATAATTATGCAACCTATGCACGTTCAAAGAGGGCGGATCATAAGGAGATTTTTCTGCCCGTCAATAGGCGCCTTTCGGTCGGCGAGAGGTTCGATCGGCGCGACGCGCGACGCGCCGCGCCCGACTGGGAGACGTGACGTTCCATACGAATCGAAGAGCCGTCAACCTTGACTTTTCGAGCCCCGCTGTAAACCATCGGCGCTCACAAACAGCGCACCCCCAACGGTATCGAATTTTTTCGAGCACGAGGTGACCCATGCCGCTCAAAGAGATTGAGCGCTTTTCCGTGTCGTATTTGCAGGTGCTCGACGAACACGGAAAACTCGACGCGAAACTCGACCCGAAAATCCCGAAGGACACCCTCGTTCGCCTCTATCACGCGATGGTGATGTCGCGCGAAACCGATCAGCGGATGCTCAAACTCCAGCGGCAGGGGCGAATCGGCACCTTTCCGCCGTCGACCGGGCAGGAAGCGCCGACGAGCGCCGCGGCGGCGGCCATGGGGCCAAAAGACTGGTTTGTGGGATGCTTTCGCGATCTGGGCGCGCGATGGCTGTTCGGAGAATCGATCGCTCGGTTCTTGCTCTACCACGCGGGCTGGGAGGAAGGAAATATCACGCCGGGAGTCGATCGCTGCCTGCCCATGTCGGTGCCGATCGCCTCGCAGATTCCGCACGCCGTCGGCGTCGCCTACGCCATGCAATATCGCGGCGACCGGGCCGCCGTCGTCACGCACTTCGGCGACGGCGCGACGTCGGAGGGCGACTTTCACGAGGCGATGAATTTCGCGGCGGTCTGGAAATCGCCCGTAGTCTTCATCTGCCAAAACAACCAGTGGGCGATCTCGATTCCGCGCTCGGCGCAGACGGCGTCGGCCACCATCGCGCAAAAAGCCATTGCCTATCAGATGCCCGGCATTCAGGTGGACGGCAACGACGCGCTTGCCATGTTCCGCGCGGTGCGCGAGGCGCTGGAGCGCGCATACGCCGGTGAGGGTCCCACGCTGATCGAGGCGGTCACCTACCGCCTGATGATGCACACCACCGCCGACGATCCGAAGAAGTACCGTTCAGAAGAAGAAGTGGCGCGCTGGTGGAAGCGCGATCCCATCCCGCGCCTGCGCAAATACATGGAGTCGCGCCAGGTCTGGACGGAGAAGCAGGAGGACGCGCTGCTCGCTTCGGTGCGCGCCGAGATCGAAGCGGCGGTGAAAGAGTTCGAGGCCATGTCGGGTTTCAAACCCGATCTGCCCTTCGACCACGTCTTCGGTGCGCCGCACGCCGAGATCGAAAAGCAGCGGGCCGAGTTCCTCGCCGTTCTCCCGATGCAGGAGGAACAGGCCCATGGCTAAACTGACGATGGTGCAGGGCATCAACCTCGCGCTGCATCAGGAAATGGAGCGCGACGGCGACGTGCTCGTCATGGGCGAGGACGTGGGAATGGATGAGGGCGTGTTCCGCGTGACGGCGGGACTGCTCGCGAAATACGGTTCGAAGCGCGTCATCGACACGCCGCTTGCCGAGGGCGCGATCATCGGAACGGCGATCGGCATGGCGCTCGCGGGGTTGCGTCCCGTGTGCGAGATGCAGTTCTCGGGTTTCTCGTACCTCATGGTGGCGCAGCTCGAGGGCCACGCGTCGCGCTACCGGCAACGGACGCAGGACCGCTGGACGTGCCCGCTCGTCGTGCGCATGCCGTACGGCGCGGGGGTGCGTGCGCTGGAGCATCACTCCGAGAGCCGCGAGCACCTCTACTCCACCATCCCGGGCGTTAAAGTGATTCTGCCGTCGGGTCCGCGCAACGCCCGCGCGCTGCTCGCCGCCGCGATTCGCGATCCCGACCCGGTCGTCTTCATGGAGCCCAAGCGCTCGTATCGCGCCTTTCGCGAAGAAGTCCCCGACGAGCCGGAGACGATGGAGATCGGCAAGTCGCAACTCGTGGAAGAGGGCGACGACGTCACGGTGGTGACCTGGGGTGCGATGATGCGCCCGACCCTCGAAGGCATCGAGCTGCTGCGCAAGTCGCGCGGGCTCAAAGTCGATCTGATCGACCTGCTCACGATGACGCCGATGGACAGCGACACCATCGTGGCGTCGGTGAAGAAGACCGGGCGGTGCGTCGTCGTGCAGGAAGCGCCGAAGTCGGTGAGCATCTCGTCCGAGATCGTCGCGCGCATCAACGACGAAGCGCTGATGTATCTCGAAGCGCCGGTGAAACGCGTGACGACGTGGGACACGTGCACGCCGTATTTCGGGCGCGAAATGATGTATCTGCCGAGCCCGCCGCGCATCGCGGCGGCCATCGAAGAAACCTTGGCATTCTGACGGGGTATTTCGTGTTCGAGTTCAAATTGCCGGATCTGGGCGAGGGCGTTCACGAGGGCGAGGTGCTGAAGTGGTTCGTGAAACCCGGCGACACCATCGCCGAGGACGCGCCGCTCATCGAGGTCGAGACCGACAAGGCGGCCGTCACGATTCCCTCGCCGCGCGGCGGGCGCGTCGTGTCGATCCACGGCGAGGTCGGCCAGGTCATCCACACCGGCGACGTGATCTGCGTGATCGACGACGCCGGCGCGAAGCCATTCGCGAAAAAGCCCGCCGAGTCGAAGCCGCCCGAGACGGCCAAGGTTGTCGAGCCCGCGAAGGCGGCGACGCCCGCGCCCGTCGCGGCGAAATCCGCCGAGCCCGGTCGCCCCGTTCCCGCCGCGCCCGCGACGCGCAAGCTCGCCCGCGAACTCGGCGTGGATATCCGCCTCGTCGCGCCCTCGGGACCGGCGGGACGCGTGACGTCCGAGGACGTGCGCGCGTTCGCGTCCGGGTCGGTGTCGGCGCGACCGGTCGCAGCGGCCGATGAATCGGTCCCCGCGTTCGTCCCCGGCGCGGCGGCGGTGCCCTTCGTCGTCGTCGAACCGCTGCCCGACTTCTCGGTTTTTGGACCCGTGGAGAAGGAACAACTGCGTTCCGTGCGACGCAAGATCGCCGTGCGCATGGCGACCTCGATGACGATCGTCCCGCACGTCGCGCACATCGACGACGCCGACGTGACCGAGCTCGACGCCGCGCGCCTGCGTCTGCGCGAGACGATGAAGGACAAACCTGAGGGCCGCATCACGCTCCTTTCGTTCGTCGCCAAGGCGGTGATTTCCGCCCTGCGCGCGTTCCCGGGGTTCAACGCGAGCCTTGATCCCGTTCGCCAGGAGATCGTATACAAGCGCTATTACAACCTCGGCATCGCGTGCGATTCGCCCAAGGGCCTCGTGGTGCCCGTCGTGCGCGACGCGGATCGGAAAAGCATCGCCGAGATCGCCGCGTCGATCGCCGACGTCGCCGCGCGCGCCCGCGCCGAAAAACTCGCCGCGCAGGACTTTCAGGGCGGCACCTTCACGATCACCAACATCGGTCCCATCGGCGGGCGACTCGCCACGCCGGTCATCAACTACCCCGAGGTCGCCATCCTCGCCATGTTCCGCGTCGAGGAGCGCCCCGTGGTGCGCGACGGCCAAATCGTGATCCGCAAGATGCTGCCGCTCGTGCTCGGTTTCGACCACCGAGTGGTGGACGGCGCCGACGCCGCGCGCTTCGTCAACCACGTCATCGCGCGCCTGCAGGACCCGATCCGCCTGCTCGTCGAGGCGTGACGGACGCGGCGCAATCCGGCGCGAACGGAATGCGAATTTGCGGAAACCGGATATGCGCGCCGCTGTCCAACGCCCGCGCGTCCTTGACCGCCGCAAAAGGCGGATGATATGACGCGAGTCCCGATTCCGTCATGAGAAACTTCTGGTAACCGGACGGTTTGAGCGCATGAAGATCCCCTCGCGCGGCCGACTCGCCATGGTGCTGTTCGTTGCGGTCATCGCATTTGCGTTCACCGCCGCGCCGGCGTTCGCGCAGCCGGCGGACACGCCGGACGTTCCGACCGAGCCCACGCCCGTGCCGACGGTCTCGCCGTCGAAAGAGGCCACGATCGACGCCGCGAAGGCGGCGGGCATCGTCCCCCTCGCGCCGCCCGCCTCCGCCGATGCGCCGGGCGTCACGCCCGCTCCGCCCGGACCCAAGCTCGACCCGCTTCCCGTCGTGGCGAACGGCAAGATCGACCGCCCGTCCTGCTCCGTCGGCCAGCGCGTGACGTACGAAATCGCCCTGTCCTGGATCTCAGCGCCGGGCCGCGTGGTGCGGGTCGCGCCCTTCGACGCGCCGCAAACCGCCGGGCTCGACGTCATCCAACAGCATCAACGCACCGCCAAATCCATCGTCGGCGACGAGATCCACGCGTCGATCACCACCTTCATCGACTACCGCTGCGCGTCGGCGGGCGAGTTCAAGATCGGTCCCGTCACGGTGGCGTACGACGACGGCAGCGGCCAGAATCTCTCCACCGTCGCCCCGGCGGTGACCGTGAATATCCGGCCCACGCTGCTCGGCCTCGTGCGTTCGAGCGCGTACACCAAATACGGCTTCTTCGCGGCGGGCCTCGCCGTGTTTTGGATCATCGTACTGCTCGTGCGTCGCGCGCGCCGTCGCCGCCGCGCCGAGCCGCAAGCCGCCGAGCCCGCGCCCGAGCACGATGCGTCGTGGGCGTCGCTGGAAAACGAGGCCCGCGAACCGACCGCCGAATTTTACGAGCGGCTGGAAGAACGCCTGTGGACGGATCTCTTCGCGCCCGATCCCGTTCCGTCCGGCAGCGCGGCGGTGCGTTTCGCCGAGCTTTCCGCCGGCGGCGTGTCGCGACCCGTACTGGATCTCGTGCGTGAAGCTCTGACCTACTGCCAACGCGGCCGTCAGCCGAATTCCGGCCTCGGCCAGGGCGACGCGATCGAAGCCCTGCGCGTGACGCAAAACGCGCTTCGTGCGCGCCGTGAATTGGAAACCGAAACTTCGAGGAACTCCGATGCAACTGCCCGCTGACATTCAGGCTCTCACCGAGGACGTCAAACAGGCGTCCGCCACCGTCGACCGGCTCACCGCGGAAGTCTCCAAGGTCATCGTCGGCCAGCGCTACATGGTCGAGCGCGTGCTGATCGGCATCCTGTGCGGCGAGCACATCCTGCTCGAAGGCGTGCCCGGCCTCGCCAAGACCCTCGCGGTCAACACCTTCGCCCGCGCGATCAGCGGCACCTTCGCGCGCGTGCAGTTCACGCCCGATCTGCTGCCCGCGGATCTCGTCGGTACGATGATCTACGATCAGAAATCCGGCGACTTCAAGGCGAAAAAAGGCCCGCTCTTCGCCAACCTCGTCCTCGCCGACGAAATCAACCGCGCCCCCGCCAAGGTGCAGTCGGCGCTGCTCGAAGCCATGCAGGAGCACCAGGTCACCCTCGGCGACACCACCTACAAGCTGCCCGAGCCCTTCCTCGTCTTCGCAACGCAAAACCCCATCGAGCAGCAGGGCACCTATCCGCTGCCCGAGGCGCAGGTCGACCGCTTCATGCTCAAGCTCAAAGTCGGCTACCCGACGCGCAACGAGGAACGCGAGATCATCAGCCGCCACAGCGCGGGCCACGCGCCGACTCCGAACGAAGTCGTCACGCCCGAAGAGATCCTCGCGCTGCGCGAACTGGTGCGTCGCATCTATGTGGACGAGCGCATCACGAGCTACATCCTCGATCTGGTCTTCGCCACGCGCGATCCCAAGTCGATGGGCCTCGATCACCTGGAACCGCTGATCCAGCTCGGCGCGAGCCCGCGCGCGAGCCTCTACCTCACCATCGCGGCGCGCGCGTTCGCGTTCCTCAACCACCGCGCGTTCGTCATCGCCGACGACGTGCACACCATCGCGCCCGACGTGCTGCGCCACCGCATCATCGGCACCTACGAGGCCGAGGCCGAGGGATTGTCGAGTGACGACATCGTGGCCCGCGTGCTGGAAAAGGTGAAAAAGCCCTAAAGGACGAACACCATGCTGCCGCGCGAACTGCTCAAAAAAATCCGGCGCATCGAAATCCTGACGCGCCGCCGCGTGGACGAGACCTTCGCGGGCCAGTACCACT
This genomic window from Deltaproteobacteria bacterium contains:
- a CDS encoding argininosuccinate synthase; this translates as MSESVKTCVLAYSGGLDTSIIIPWLKENYGCRVVAFAADIGQGLELDGLEEKALATGADRIVIADLREEFLREYVFPMMQAGAVYERRYLLGTSIARPLIAKRMMDIVEEEGADAVSHGCTGKGNDQVRFELTFRAFNPYVRIIAPWREWDIRSREDALRYAAERKIPVTASAEKIYSHDRNIWHMSSEGGELEDPWSEAPEKIYQLTKSAFDAPAEGETITIEFRSGSPVGMNGEELNPVVLLERLNELGGKHGIGRVDIVENRLVGMKSRGVYETPGGTILYAAHHELESLVLDAATMHFKNSLAPKYAEIVYNGLYFTPLREALDAFVASTQHNVTGSVRLTLYKGNVLVRGRKSPYSLYREDFATFGHADVYDQRDAEGFIELFGLPIRIRSMIEHSGHEDLVGYRAPNYSKFKRD
- a CDS encoding arginine repressor translates to MNSTQRRRHAIRRIIAQRAVATQQELVDLLQRAGIEATQSSVSRDIAHLGLVKIGGRYAIPTERGFLSETPIEILSAEPADAIAVVKLPPGQASLLGVRIDSVGWPEVVGTVAGDDTLMVACRDRQARNLVLARLFAGVNSRKDKASDE
- a CDS encoding M20/M25/M40 family metallo-hydrolase, coding for MALADPVELLAELVRRPSITGDTRQVQRAATGWLRGFGVRAQNGTDGVTARIGRDGPALLFISHLDTVPPGEGWTVDPFGAQVRGGKLYGRGATDAKGSAAAMCAAFAELAADPKFHGHALLYLSSNEEGDVPSAIAAIPRLGPIGAAVVGEPTMCNVGVAQRGLLVLELRAMSEQVHAAHGREPSSALLLARDLARVCELEFPKVDPDLGGVRITPTRLAAGVADNVVPPSATAMLDVRTVPTYTHDEIKRRIQDACKHCRVSQIGTDWPSVRTPAGHRLLDLALRATGGETSVGAGASDWAFLGDVPAVKIGAGDTHISHRSDEHVAIAQVRKAAKIYTKLAKSYFAPARAAS
- the argB gene encoding acetylglutamate kinase — encoded protein: MAEHTLIESLKTAMPYIRKYRGETFVVKIGGRILGDAAALSSFAHQIAFLQQLSIRVIVVHGGGPQASDYQRRLGMEPQMIAGRRVTDEATLEVVKMVYGGLLNLNVLSALRANKVMAVGLSGLDANLVVTSRRAPMEVRLDDGSTDIVDYGCVGDVRAEQIDPKSLCVLCDAEIVPVVASLAADAEGNVLNVNADTMASEIAVALQAKKLVYLTDTIGLLRDKTDPKTLVPFATPEDIATMTAQGAIDGGMGPKVRACVRAATNGVKRTHIIHGLAEDSLLTELFTPEGCGTMIVGRPERDQYEQEI
- the argC gene encoding N-acetyl-gamma-glutamyl-phosphate reductase, which gives rise to MTLRVAVIGAAGYVGGELLRLLATHPEVGEVRAVSRTHPGKRWGEVHPAFAFDRERVFTGDAPEVVAREADVVFLALGHGESSRVMPSILETRPRLVVDLGADFRLTDVAEYQKHYGEHPCFDLCTSFVYGLPEARRDALKSATRVANPGCMATATQLAILPLVATGLLPERTAVFAITGSSGAGQTPKPTTHHPFRASNVFVYKPLAHQHEAEINRLVGEVAGRNLGVRMIAHSGPFVRGIHAAVHVTSSDLSGRDIGALYRDRYSGEPFVRVMDEPPHVAAVAGTNFAYVSVEQRGDETLVTCVIDNLMKGAAGQALHNMNIALGLPETTGLNAPGVFPY
- the pdhA gene encoding pyruvate dehydrogenase (acetyl-transferring) E1 component subunit alpha, giving the protein MPLKEIERFSVSYLQVLDEHGKLDAKLDPKIPKDTLVRLYHAMVMSRETDQRMLKLQRQGRIGTFPPSTGQEAPTSAAAAAMGPKDWFVGCFRDLGARWLFGESIARFLLYHAGWEEGNITPGVDRCLPMSVPIASQIPHAVGVAYAMQYRGDRAAVVTHFGDGATSEGDFHEAMNFAAVWKSPVVFICQNNQWAISIPRSAQTASATIAQKAIAYQMPGIQVDGNDALAMFRAVREALERAYAGEGPTLIEAVTYRLMMHTTADDPKKYRSEEEVARWWKRDPIPRLRKYMESRQVWTEKQEDALLASVRAEIEAAVKEFEAMSGFKPDLPFDHVFGAPHAEIEKQRAEFLAVLPMQEEQAHG
- a CDS encoding alpha-ketoacid dehydrogenase subunit beta, whose amino-acid sequence is MAKLTMVQGINLALHQEMERDGDVLVMGEDVGMDEGVFRVTAGLLAKYGSKRVIDTPLAEGAIIGTAIGMALAGLRPVCEMQFSGFSYLMVAQLEGHASRYRQRTQDRWTCPLVVRMPYGAGVRALEHHSESREHLYSTIPGVKVILPSGPRNARALLAAAIRDPDPVVFMEPKRSYRAFREEVPDEPETMEIGKSQLVEEGDDVTVVTWGAMMRPTLEGIELLRKSRGLKVDLIDLLTMTPMDSDTIVASVKKTGRCVVVQEAPKSVSISSEIVARINDEALMYLEAPVKRVTTWDTCTPYFGREMMYLPSPPRIAAAIEETLAF
- a CDS encoding 2-oxo acid dehydrogenase subunit E2, whose translation is MFEFKLPDLGEGVHEGEVLKWFVKPGDTIAEDAPLIEVETDKAAVTIPSPRGGRVVSIHGEVGQVIHTGDVICVIDDAGAKPFAKKPAESKPPETAKVVEPAKAATPAPVAAKSAEPGRPVPAAPATRKLARELGVDIRLVAPSGPAGRVTSEDVRAFASGSVSARPVAAADESVPAFVPGAAAVPFVVVEPLPDFSVFGPVEKEQLRSVRRKIAVRMATSMTIVPHVAHIDDADVTELDAARLRLRETMKDKPEGRITLLSFVAKAVISALRAFPGFNASLDPVRQEIVYKRYYNLGIACDSPKGLVVPVVRDADRKSIAEIAASIADVAARARAEKLAAQDFQGGTFTITNIGPIGGRLATPVINYPEVAILAMFRVEERPVVRDGQIVIRKMLPLVLGFDHRVVDGADAARFVNHVIARLQDPIRLLVEA